A stretch of Arachis hypogaea cultivar Tifrunner chromosome 15, arahy.Tifrunner.gnm2.J5K5, whole genome shotgun sequence DNA encodes these proteins:
- the LOC112750590 gene encoding uncharacterized protein isoform X2 — MKSVCFNVFSFYLLIFFIVVSLRSTSALSASGSRRDSTTAKFILGEANLGPWKNKITQEALAPAPETDAPSGTLVLAANRTDRPDILRRFCRYRGGWDIANRHYWASVGFTGAAGFILAALWFISFGLAILIHACCGWGINIKDEGSHRSQRICLILILLFTCAAAVGCILLSVGQDKFHDEALDTLHYVVNQSDYTVQTLRNVTEYLKLAKSIKVAQIFLPSDIMADIDNLNLDLNAAANTLSEKTHDNSVKIRKVFNDVRLALILMATVMLLLALVGLVLSILGHQHAILIFVISGWLLVATTFILCGVFMILNNAICDTCMAMGEWVENPHAESALSNILPCVDQRTTNRTLFQSKQVVTNIVSVVNRFIYSTADSNPTPSSINYYNQSGPEMPPLCYPFDSQFKERQCTAQEVSASNASLVWKKYKCKISENGICNSVGRVTPEIYSELVAAVIESFALEHYTPILLSLQNCNFVRNTFKEITTSYCPPLNRYLKVINVGLGLISVGVLLCLILWILYANRPQQREEVFVNKLSLAQTLKKRFNKNRNITNSVSLPNGAREV; from the exons ATGAAGAGTGTTTGCTTTAACGTATTCAGTTTTTACTTGTTAATTTTCTTCATAGTAGTTTCTCTTAGATCAACTTCAGCTTTATCTGCAAGTGGATCTAGAAGAGATAGTACTACTGCGAAGTTTATTCTAG GGGAAGCGAATTTAGGTCCCTGGAAGAATAAGATCACACAAGAGGCTCTAGCACCAGCTCCTGAAACGGATGCTCCTTCAGGTACCCTTGTGCTGGCCGCAAACAGGACGGATAGGCCGGACATTCTACGACGATTTTGTCGCTACCGAGGCGGCTGGGACATTGCAAATCGCCATTATTGGGCT TCAGTTGGTTTCACTGGTGCAGCTGGTTTCATACTTGCTGCTCTGTGGTTTATTTCGTTTGGCCTCGCAATCTTGATTCATGCATGCTGTGGATGGGGCATTAACATCAAGGATGAAGGATCACACCGTTCGCAACGAATTTGTCTTATTTTGATCTTGTTATTCACCTGCGCCGCTGC GGTTGGATGTATCCTTCTAAGTGTAGGGCAGGACAAGTTCCACGACGAGGCCTTGGATACGCTCCATTACGTCGTGAATCAATCAGACTATACGGTGCAGACTCTGAGGAACGTGACGGAGTATCTGAAGCTCGCGAAATCAATCAAAGTAGCACAGATATTTCTCCCATCTGATATCATGGCAGATATTGATAATTTGAACCTTGATCTCAATGCTGCAGCAAATACACTGTCGGAGAAGACACACGATAACTCTGTTAAAATACGTAAAGTCTTTAATGATGT GCGTCTAGCTTTGATTCTGATGGCAACAGTGATGCTTCTTCTCGCTCTAGTTGGACTGG TTCTTTCTATTCTTGGACATCAACATGCGATCCTCAT atttGTCATCAGCGGATGGTTACTCGTTGCTACTACATTCATTCTTTGTGGAGTTTTCATGATTCTTAACAA TGCAATTTGTGATACGTGTATGGCAATGGGAGAATGGGTAGAGAATCCACACGCAGAATCTGCACTAAGCAATATCCTTCCTTGCGTTGATCAGAGAACCACAAACAGGACACTATTTCAGAGTAAACAAGTGGTGACCAACATTGTAAGTGTTGTGAACCGTTTCATATATAGCACCGCAGATTCAAACCCCACACCGAGTAGCATCAACTATTACAATCAATCTGGACCAGAAATGCCACCTTTGTGCTATCCATTTGACTCTCAGTTTAAAGAACGCCAATGTACAGCCCAAGAAGTTTCCGCTTCCAATGCTTCATTG GTTTGGAAGAAATACAAATGCAAGATATCCGAAAATGGTATTTGCAACAGTGTTGGAAGGGTGACTCCAGAGATTTACTCGGAGTTAGTAGCCGCAGTTATTGAAAGCTTTGCACTAGAACACTACACTCCCATTTTACTTAGCCTTCAGAATTGCAATTTCGTGAGGAACACGTTCAAAGAAATCACTACTAGTTACTGTCCTCCATTAAACCGCTATCTTAAGGTTATCAATGTTGGTCTTGGCCTCATTTCGGTTGGTGTTTTGCTCTGTCTCATTCTCTGGATTCTCTATGCAAACCGCCCCCAGCAACGGGAGGAAGTGTTTGTTAATAAGCTGTCGTTAGCTCAAACACTAAAGAAAAGATTTAACAAGAACCGCAACATCACAAATTCAGTGTCATTGCCAAATGGTGCTAGAGAGGTGTAG
- the LOC112750590 gene encoding uncharacterized protein isoform X1, with protein MKSVCFNVFSFYLLIFFIVVSLRSTSALSASGSRRDSTTAKFILGEANLGPWKNKITQEALAPAPETDAPSGTLVLAANRTDRPDILRRFCRYRGGWDIANRHYWASVGFTGAAGFILAALWFISFGLAILIHACCGWGINIKDEGSHRSQRICLILILLFTCAAAVGCILLSVGQDKFHDEALDTLHYVVNQSDYTVQTLRNVTEYLKLAKSIKVAQIFLPSDIMADIDNLNLDLNAAANTLSEKTHDNSVKIRKVFNDVYGIVNFTIMCCILESTIAICIMQHDASFCRRLALILMATVMLLLALVGLVLSILGHQHAILIFVISGWLLVATTFILCGVFMILNNAICDTCMAMGEWVENPHAESALSNILPCVDQRTTNRTLFQSKQVVTNIVSVVNRFIYSTADSNPTPSSINYYNQSGPEMPPLCYPFDSQFKERQCTAQEVSASNASLVWKKYKCKISENGICNSVGRVTPEIYSELVAAVIESFALEHYTPILLSLQNCNFVRNTFKEITTSYCPPLNRYLKVINVGLGLISVGVLLCLILWILYANRPQQREEVFVNKLSLAQTLKKRFNKNRNITNSVSLPNGAREV; from the exons ATGAAGAGTGTTTGCTTTAACGTATTCAGTTTTTACTTGTTAATTTTCTTCATAGTAGTTTCTCTTAGATCAACTTCAGCTTTATCTGCAAGTGGATCTAGAAGAGATAGTACTACTGCGAAGTTTATTCTAG GGGAAGCGAATTTAGGTCCCTGGAAGAATAAGATCACACAAGAGGCTCTAGCACCAGCTCCTGAAACGGATGCTCCTTCAGGTACCCTTGTGCTGGCCGCAAACAGGACGGATAGGCCGGACATTCTACGACGATTTTGTCGCTACCGAGGCGGCTGGGACATTGCAAATCGCCATTATTGGGCT TCAGTTGGTTTCACTGGTGCAGCTGGTTTCATACTTGCTGCTCTGTGGTTTATTTCGTTTGGCCTCGCAATCTTGATTCATGCATGCTGTGGATGGGGCATTAACATCAAGGATGAAGGATCACACCGTTCGCAACGAATTTGTCTTATTTTGATCTTGTTATTCACCTGCGCCGCTGC GGTTGGATGTATCCTTCTAAGTGTAGGGCAGGACAAGTTCCACGACGAGGCCTTGGATACGCTCCATTACGTCGTGAATCAATCAGACTATACGGTGCAGACTCTGAGGAACGTGACGGAGTATCTGAAGCTCGCGAAATCAATCAAAGTAGCACAGATATTTCTCCCATCTGATATCATGGCAGATATTGATAATTTGAACCTTGATCTCAATGCTGCAGCAAATACACTGTCGGAGAAGACACACGATAACTCTGTTAAAATACGTAAAGTCTTTAATGATGTGTATGGAATCGTAAACTTCACCATAATGTGTTGTATTCTAGAATCTACTATTGCAATATGCATAATGCAGCATGATGCTTCATTTTGCAGGCGTCTAGCTTTGATTCTGATGGCAACAGTGATGCTTCTTCTCGCTCTAGTTGGACTGG TTCTTTCTATTCTTGGACATCAACATGCGATCCTCAT atttGTCATCAGCGGATGGTTACTCGTTGCTACTACATTCATTCTTTGTGGAGTTTTCATGATTCTTAACAA TGCAATTTGTGATACGTGTATGGCAATGGGAGAATGGGTAGAGAATCCACACGCAGAATCTGCACTAAGCAATATCCTTCCTTGCGTTGATCAGAGAACCACAAACAGGACACTATTTCAGAGTAAACAAGTGGTGACCAACATTGTAAGTGTTGTGAACCGTTTCATATATAGCACCGCAGATTCAAACCCCACACCGAGTAGCATCAACTATTACAATCAATCTGGACCAGAAATGCCACCTTTGTGCTATCCATTTGACTCTCAGTTTAAAGAACGCCAATGTACAGCCCAAGAAGTTTCCGCTTCCAATGCTTCATTG GTTTGGAAGAAATACAAATGCAAGATATCCGAAAATGGTATTTGCAACAGTGTTGGAAGGGTGACTCCAGAGATTTACTCGGAGTTAGTAGCCGCAGTTATTGAAAGCTTTGCACTAGAACACTACACTCCCATTTTACTTAGCCTTCAGAATTGCAATTTCGTGAGGAACACGTTCAAAGAAATCACTACTAGTTACTGTCCTCCATTAAACCGCTATCTTAAGGTTATCAATGTTGGTCTTGGCCTCATTTCGGTTGGTGTTTTGCTCTGTCTCATTCTCTGGATTCTCTATGCAAACCGCCCCCAGCAACGGGAGGAAGTGTTTGTTAATAAGCTGTCGTTAGCTCAAACACTAAAGAAAAGATTTAACAAGAACCGCAACATCACAAATTCAGTGTCATTGCCAAATGGTGCTAGAGAGGTGTAG